A region of Massilia sp. KIM DNA encodes the following proteins:
- a CDS encoding aminotransferase class I/II-fold pyridoxal phosphate-dependent enzyme, translating to MHNESVPFDPAQDLALLAASGALDGNVAQFAQPRGPDLLRRSAPLEAWCGLRARHGVWPYARVLEGPPEPLANVGVGGADGATLVRGINFASQDYLSLAAHPAVAEAALRALGEAGPHSAGSAVLLGNTRYSLRVEQALGELLGLSQVVLFPTGWAAAFGAITALVHGADHVVIDQLAHASLRQGAAAATRNVLVHRHLDCDHVRELLAGIRARDSANAILVVTEGLFSMDADSPDLPLLQHLCREYGATLLVDVAHDLGATGPGGLGAIGAQRMQGRIDIVMGAFSKTFAANGGFVACAERSARRQLQMYAGPHMFSNALSPVQAAVVLESLRIVTSGEGDGLRADLMRNAVELRALLRDAGLRCLGEPSPIVPVWMGQEANARVAGMLLARDAVFVNPVEYPGVPLGAARLRLQLMANHTPAQIRRAAPLVAAAAARAGVPAGGIPAAGLPAAGMPAAGAPVSGMPASGAAATEACRG from the coding sequence GTGCACAACGAATCCGTTCCCTTCGATCCCGCCCAGGACCTGGCGCTGCTGGCCGCATCCGGCGCCCTGGACGGCAACGTGGCCCAGTTCGCGCAGCCGCGCGGGCCCGACCTGCTGCGCCGCAGCGCGCCCCTCGAGGCCTGGTGCGGCCTGCGCGCGCGCCACGGGGTCTGGCCCTATGCGCGGGTGCTGGAAGGGCCGCCCGAGCCGCTCGCCAACGTCGGCGTCGGCGGCGCGGACGGGGCCACCCTGGTACGCGGGATCAACTTCGCATCCCAGGACTACCTGTCTCTGGCGGCCCATCCGGCGGTGGCCGAGGCCGCGCTGCGCGCCCTGGGCGAAGCCGGTCCGCACAGCGCCGGCTCGGCTGTCCTGTTGGGGAACACGCGCTACTCGCTGCGCGTGGAGCAGGCCCTGGGCGAGCTGCTCGGCCTGTCGCAGGTGGTGCTGTTCCCGACCGGCTGGGCGGCCGCCTTCGGCGCCATCACCGCCCTGGTGCACGGCGCCGACCACGTGGTGATCGACCAGCTGGCCCACGCGTCGCTGCGCCAGGGCGCGGCGGCGGCCACCCGCAACGTGCTGGTGCACCGCCACCTGGACTGCGACCACGTGCGCGAGCTGCTGGCCGGGATCCGCGCGCGCGACAGCGCCAACGCCATCCTGGTGGTGACCGAAGGCCTGTTCAGCATGGACGCCGACAGCCCCGACCTGCCGCTGCTGCAGCACCTGTGCCGCGAATACGGCGCCACCCTGCTGGTGGACGTGGCCCACGACCTGGGCGCCACCGGGCCGGGCGGGCTGGGCGCGATCGGGGCCCAGCGCATGCAGGGCCGGATCGACATCGTGATGGGGGCCTTCTCCAAGACCTTCGCCGCCAACGGCGGCTTCGTGGCCTGCGCCGAGCGCTCGGCGCGGCGCCAGTTGCAGATGTACGCGGGGCCGCACATGTTTTCCAACGCGCTCTCGCCGGTGCAGGCGGCGGTGGTGCTGGAGAGCCTGCGCATCGTCACCTCCGGCGAAGGCGACGGCCTGCGCGCCGACCTGATGAGGAATGCCGTCGAGCTGCGCGCCCTGCTGCGCGACGCCGGGCTGCGTTGCCTGGGCGAACCCTCGCCGATCGTGCCGGTGTGGATGGGGCAGGAAGCAAACGCCCGCGTGGCCGGCATGCTGCTGGCGCGCGACGCGGTGTTCGTCAACCCGGTCGAGTACCCGGGCGTGCCGCTGGGCGCGGCGCGCCTGCGCCTGCAACTGATGGCGAACCATACCCCGGCCCAGATCCGGCGCGCGGCGCCGCTGGTGGCGGCAGCAGCCGCGCGCGCGGGTGTGCCGGCCGGCGGCATACCGGCTGCGGGCTTGCCGGCGGCGGGCATGCCGGCAGCGGGCGCACCGGTCTCCGGCATGCCGGCCTCGGGAGCGGCAGCGACGGAGGCCTGCCGTGGCTGA
- a CDS encoding AMP-binding protein has translation MAEREPYRASPVLERLQRHAQEAPARIAFSFVREDGREESILFGELAARVDALAGALATLAASGERVLLQYPPGLPFVVAFFACLRAGLVAVPAPLPRKHGDGQGLLRLLEDAAPTLVLSTRDAAPLVEPQLRGHAAGLVFTDAFDAGQGTMRAPRPPRTPLAFIQYTSGSTSRPRGVEVTHAALSANVEAIGEAFGFRRDSVMVSWLPPFHDMGLVGSIVTPAALGFRSVLMAPASFLRHPLRWVEAMSRYGATCAGGPDFAWDLCARRYLAEPAGREALDLSRLEVAYNGAEPVRASTLRRVRAAFAACGLREEALFPCYGLAEHTLLAAGGPRGRAPRILSLSKARLEAGQVRESAEGDPDARELVSCGPPAPGVTVLAVDPDSVRPAGPGRVGELWLAGDSVARGYRASGGGQAGEAGGRVFGARLEGGDGPWLRTGDLGFVREGEVYVTGRLKDLVIVNGRNIYPQDVEAVVEEAAGFLEPNRCAAFALEEDGRERLAVALEADRRLLRLARRAQQDGAKVAELDALGQRIRTAVARRFGIALGLLAFVRPGSFPRTTSGKVQRSRCRQLAARAELDLVYATREARRAPHPQRRRDDPPALAASSVQADVMIAWLRQYAARRLDSRLMDERRSLAPHLLLDFGNRGLLGLQVPKAFGGRALATPDLLRVMEQLAALDLTVATVVGVHNGLGLRPLLRYGTEALRAHALPDLAAGRQLAAFALTEPAAGANPLAMRTRAQRVEGGWRLNGEKHLIGLASWAGWITVLARAVGADGGALGTVALLVPEDAPGLRQGPEALTMGMRAMVQNALRFEDMFVPDAQVLGHPGAGMEVARDAMAFARLGIGALCIGAMKRCAQLMLRYAGRREVAGGLLAENPETLARLDELSCAVAALEALVRAISAHDKGGELPQEACMACKCVASELLWETADALMQMLGGRGYLEPNLAPQILRDARVLRILEGPTEALYAHLGAAHEICCGFIGEALGAPLLADSAREAARRAGPDAAHGAGELCAWTMLAAAAAGAGGPAAAWARRRLDALLAALRRRDERPASAELAARIAAYALAIGEPEQEAVGEAQQRDPLLARDWDGGGRPAAAAAATGSGTGLAEGMGDGAGAGAAEATRALVRECLLNSLRDGGVEDIDDDTSFAEAGLDSLAAMPVALELEQRTGLQVNAELLYEYPTVAALAAYIDARLAVRPAVRLASGEEAQRADAGTQGDGVK, from the coding sequence GTGGCTGAGCGCGAACCCTACCGCGCCAGCCCGGTGCTGGAACGGCTGCAACGCCACGCGCAGGAGGCGCCGGCGCGCATCGCCTTCAGCTTCGTGCGCGAGGACGGGCGCGAGGAATCGATCCTGTTCGGCGAACTGGCGGCGCGCGTGGACGCGCTGGCCGGGGCGCTGGCGACCTTGGCCGCCAGCGGCGAACGCGTCCTGCTGCAATATCCGCCCGGGCTGCCCTTCGTGGTGGCATTTTTCGCCTGCCTGCGCGCGGGGCTGGTGGCGGTGCCGGCTCCGCTGCCGCGCAAGCATGGGGATGGCCAGGGCCTGCTGCGCCTGCTGGAGGACGCGGCCCCGACCCTGGTGCTGAGCACCCGCGACGCCGCGCCGCTGGTCGAGCCCCAGTTGCGCGGGCATGCGGCCGGCCTGGTCTTCACCGACGCCTTCGACGCCGGCCAGGGGACGATGCGCGCGCCGCGCCCGCCGCGCACGCCGCTCGCCTTCATCCAGTACACCTCGGGCTCGACCAGCCGCCCGCGCGGCGTCGAGGTCACCCACGCCGCCCTGTCGGCCAACGTGGAGGCGATCGGCGAGGCCTTCGGCTTCCGGCGCGACAGCGTGATGGTGAGCTGGCTGCCGCCTTTCCACGACATGGGCCTGGTGGGCAGCATCGTGACGCCGGCCGCGCTGGGCTTTCGCTCGGTGCTGATGGCGCCAGCCTCCTTCCTGCGCCATCCGCTGCGCTGGGTCGAGGCCATGAGCCGCTACGGCGCCACCTGCGCCGGCGGGCCGGACTTCGCCTGGGACTTGTGCGCGCGCCGCTACCTGGCCGAGCCGGCGGGGCGCGAGGCGCTCGACCTGTCGCGCCTGGAAGTGGCCTACAACGGCGCCGAGCCGGTGCGCGCATCGACGCTGCGCCGGGTGCGCGCCGCCTTCGCCGCCTGCGGCCTGCGCGAGGAGGCCTTGTTTCCCTGCTACGGCCTGGCCGAGCACACCCTGCTGGCGGCCGGCGGGCCGCGCGGGCGCGCGCCGCGCATCCTGAGCCTGAGCAAGGCGCGGCTGGAAGCGGGGCAGGTGAGGGAGAGCGCGGAAGGCGACCCGGACGCGCGCGAGCTGGTGAGCTGCGGACCGCCGGCGCCGGGCGTCACGGTGCTGGCCGTCGACCCCGACAGCGTGCGTCCGGCCGGCCCCGGCCGGGTCGGCGAACTGTGGCTGGCCGGCGACTCGGTGGCGCGCGGCTATCGCGCGAGCGGCGGCGGGCAGGCCGGGGAGGCGGGTGGCCGGGTGTTCGGGGCGCGCCTGGAGGGCGGCGACGGGCCCTGGCTGCGCACCGGCGACCTGGGCTTCGTGCGCGAGGGCGAGGTCTACGTCACCGGACGGCTCAAGGACCTGGTGATCGTCAACGGCCGCAATATCTATCCGCAGGACGTCGAGGCCGTGGTCGAGGAGGCCGCAGGCTTCCTGGAGCCGAACCGCTGCGCCGCCTTCGCCCTGGAAGAAGACGGGCGCGAGCGCCTGGCGGTGGCGCTGGAAGCAGACCGCCGCCTGCTGCGCCTGGCGCGCCGCGCGCAGCAGGACGGCGCCAAGGTCGCGGAACTGGACGCGCTGGGGCAGCGCATCCGCACCGCGGTCGCGCGCCGCTTCGGCATCGCGCTCGGCCTGCTGGCCTTCGTGCGCCCCGGGAGCTTCCCGCGCACCACCAGCGGCAAGGTCCAGCGCTCGCGCTGCCGGCAGCTCGCCGCGCGCGCGGAGCTGGACCTCGTGTACGCCACCCGCGAAGCCAGGCGCGCGCCGCACCCGCAGCGCCGGCGCGACGACCCGCCGGCGCTGGCCGCCAGCAGCGTCCAGGCCGACGTCATGATCGCGTGGCTGCGCCAGTACGCGGCGCGCCGCCTCGACTCGCGCCTGATGGACGAGCGCCGCTCCCTCGCTCCGCACCTGCTGCTCGACTTCGGCAACCGCGGCCTGCTCGGCCTGCAGGTCCCGAAGGCATTCGGCGGCCGGGCCCTGGCCACGCCCGACCTGCTGCGCGTGATGGAGCAACTGGCCGCGCTCGACCTGACGGTGGCCACCGTGGTGGGCGTGCACAACGGCCTGGGCCTGCGTCCGCTGCTGCGTTACGGCACGGAGGCGCTGCGCGCGCATGCCTTGCCAGACCTGGCGGCGGGACGCCAGCTGGCGGCCTTCGCCCTGACCGAACCGGCCGCCGGGGCCAATCCGCTGGCGATGCGCACCCGCGCCCAGCGGGTGGAGGGCGGCTGGCGCCTGAACGGCGAGAAGCACCTGATCGGCCTGGCCAGCTGGGCCGGCTGGATCACGGTGCTGGCGCGCGCGGTCGGCGCCGACGGCGGCGCGCTGGGCACGGTGGCCCTGCTGGTGCCGGAGGACGCGCCCGGCCTGCGCCAGGGGCCGGAGGCGCTCACCATGGGCATGCGTGCGATGGTGCAGAACGCGCTGCGCTTCGAGGACATGTTCGTGCCCGACGCCCAGGTGCTGGGCCATCCCGGCGCCGGCATGGAGGTGGCGCGCGACGCCATGGCCTTCGCGCGCCTGGGCATTGGCGCCCTGTGCATCGGCGCCATGAAGCGCTGCGCCCAGCTGATGCTGCGCTACGCCGGGCGGCGCGAGGTGGCCGGCGGCCTGCTGGCCGAGAATCCGGAAACCCTGGCGCGGCTGGATGAGCTGAGCTGCGCGGTGGCGGCCCTGGAAGCCCTGGTGCGCGCCATCTCCGCGCACGACAAAGGTGGCGAACTGCCGCAGGAGGCCTGCATGGCCTGCAAGTGCGTGGCCTCCGAACTGTTGTGGGAGACGGCGGACGCCCTGATGCAGATGCTGGGCGGACGCGGCTATCTGGAGCCGAACCTGGCGCCCCAGATCCTGCGCGACGCGCGCGTGCTGCGCATCCTCGAAGGCCCGACCGAGGCGCTGTACGCCCACCTCGGCGCGGCGCACGAGATCTGCTGCGGCTTCATCGGCGAGGCACTGGGGGCGCCGCTGCTGGCCGACAGCGCGCGCGAGGCGGCGCGCCGGGCGGGGCCGGACGCGGCCCACGGGGCGGGCGAACTGTGCGCCTGGACCATGCTGGCGGCGGCCGCCGCCGGCGCCGGCGGACCCGCCGCGGCCTGGGCGCGGCGGCGCCTGGATGCGCTGCTGGCCGCGCTGCGGCGGCGAGATGAACGCCCCGCCTCGGCCGAGCTGGCGGCGCGCATCGCGGCCTACGCGCTGGCGATCGGCGAGCCGGAACAGGAGGCGGTGGGCGAGGCGCAGCAGCGCGACCCGCTGCTGGCGCGCGACTGGGACGGGGGAGGGCGGCCGGCCGCGGCAGCGGCGGCGACCGGCTCCGGGACCGGCCTGGCGGAGGGCATGGGGGATGGCGCGGGCGCGGGGGCGGCAGAGGCCACGCGCGCGCTGGTGCGCGAATGCCTGCTCAACAGCTTGCGCGACGGCGGCGTGGAGGACATCGACGACGACACCTCGTTCGCCGAAGCGGGGCTGGATTCGCTGGCGGCGATGCCGGTGGCGCTGGAGCTCGAACAGCGCACCGGGCTCCAGGTCAATGCCGAGCTGCTCTATGAATATCCGACGGTGGCGGCCCTTGCCGCCTATATCGACGCGCGGCTGGCCGTTAGGCCTGCCGTTCGGCTTGCATCGGGAGAGGAGGCGCAGCGAGCGGATGCCGGCACGCAGGGCGACGGGGTAAAATAA
- the gltX gene encoding glutamate--tRNA ligase, whose amino-acid sequence MTVRTRFAPSPTGYLHLGGARTALYSWAYARHFGGTFILRIEDTDLERSTPEAVQAILDGMQWLGLEHDEGPFYQMKRMDRYREVIQGMLAQGTAYLCYCSPEEVEAMRERMRAAGEKPRYDGTWRPEPGKVLPPVPEGVKPVVRFKNPLEGEVTWVDVVKGPITIANKELDDLVIARPDGTPTYNFCVAVDDWDMKITHVLRGDDHVNNTPRQINILRALGAELPQYGHLPMILGADGQKLSKRHGAVSVMEYPEQGYLPEAMLNYLARLGWSHGDDEIFSMQQFTEWFNLEHLTASAAQFNPEKLAWLNNHYIKQADNERLAALARPKLERDGAVFEGAPPLPAVLGLMKERTNTINELADAAMLFYRQPQPDAALLAQHLTDAVRPALNAFAERCAEVEWNKAALAAMLKEVLAAHGLKMPQIAMPLRLLVTGQLQTPAIDAVLELFGRDVVVARVRKYL is encoded by the coding sequence ATGACCGTCCGCACCCGTTTCGCCCCGAGCCCGACCGGCTACCTCCACCTGGGCGGCGCCCGCACCGCGCTGTACTCCTGGGCCTATGCCCGCCACTTCGGCGGCACCTTCATCCTGCGCATCGAGGACACCGACCTCGAGCGCTCGACGCCGGAGGCCGTGCAGGCCATCCTGGACGGCATGCAATGGCTGGGCCTGGAGCACGACGAGGGTCCGTTCTACCAGATGAAGCGCATGGACCGCTACCGCGAAGTGATCCAGGGCATGCTGGCCCAGGGCACGGCCTACCTGTGCTACTGCTCGCCGGAGGAAGTGGAGGCGATGCGCGAGCGCATGCGCGCCGCCGGCGAAAAGCCGCGCTACGACGGCACCTGGCGCCCGGAACCGGGCAAGGTGCTGCCGCCGGTGCCGGAAGGCGTCAAGCCGGTGGTGCGCTTCAAGAATCCGCTCGAGGGCGAAGTCACCTGGGTCGACGTGGTCAAGGGCCCGATCACCATCGCCAACAAGGAGCTGGACGACCTGGTGATCGCACGCCCGGACGGCACCCCGACCTATAACTTCTGCGTCGCGGTCGACGACTGGGACATGAAGATCACCCACGTGCTGCGCGGCGACGACCACGTGAACAACACCCCGCGCCAGATCAACATCCTGCGCGCCCTGGGCGCCGAGCTGCCCCAGTACGGCCACCTGCCGATGATCCTGGGCGCGGACGGCCAGAAGCTGTCCAAGCGCCACGGCGCGGTGAGCGTGATGGAATACCCGGAGCAGGGCTACCTGCCGGAAGCGATGCTGAACTACCTGGCGCGCCTGGGCTGGAGCCACGGCGACGACGAGATCTTCTCGATGCAGCAGTTCACCGAATGGTTCAACCTGGAACACCTGACCGCCTCGGCCGCCCAGTTCAATCCGGAAAAGCTGGCGTGGTTGAACAACCACTACATCAAGCAGGCCGACAACGAGCGCCTGGCCGCGCTGGCGCGTCCGAAGCTGGAACGCGACGGCGCCGTGTTCGAGGGCGCGCCGCCGCTGCCGGCGGTGCTGGGCCTGATGAAGGAACGCACCAACACCATCAACGAACTGGCCGACGCCGCCATGCTGTTCTATCGCCAGCCGCAGCCGGACGCGGCCCTGCTGGCCCAGCACCTGACCGATGCGGTGCGCCCGGCCTTGAATGCCTTCGCCGAGCGTTGCGCCGAGGTGGAATGGAACAAGGCCGCCCTGGCCGCCATGCTGAAGGAAGTGCTGGCCGCCCACGGCCTGAAGATGCCGCAGATCGCCATGCCGCTGCGCTTGCTGGTCACCGGCCAGCTCCAGACCCCGGCCATCGACGCGGTGCTGGAGTTGTTCGGTCGCGACGTGGTGGTGGCGCGCGTACGCAAATATCTTTGA
- a CDS encoding DUF4376 domain-containing protein has protein sequence MLTIYLLNEQGILIGREDRDPLERMPERFTLTAPPDLENGQYAHWSGSVWSVLDEVPAPNLDLLKAAKNEEINSWRAAANLSTFPHAGKLIACDTLSRSDIDGVANHIALFGAFPDGFPGAWKATDNTFIPLADIQAFRAMYASMTTQGTRNFVRAQELKSALAAARTVEQIAAIIW, from the coding sequence ATGCTCACTATCTACCTCCTTAACGAGCAAGGCATCCTTATCGGCCGCGAAGATCGCGATCCGCTGGAACGTATGCCGGAACGGTTCACCCTAACTGCGCCACCGGACCTGGAGAATGGTCAGTACGCGCATTGGAGTGGGAGTGTCTGGTCCGTCTTGGACGAGGTGCCGGCTCCGAATCTCGACTTGCTCAAAGCAGCGAAGAACGAGGAAATCAATAGCTGGCGCGCAGCCGCCAATCTGTCTACCTTTCCGCATGCCGGCAAATTGATTGCCTGCGACACGCTCTCGCGATCGGACATTGATGGGGTCGCGAATCATATCGCGCTGTTTGGGGCTTTCCCGGATGGCTTCCCCGGTGCCTGGAAAGCAACCGACAATACGTTTATCCCTCTTGCTGACATCCAGGCATTTCGAGCCATGTATGCATCGATGACTACACAGGGAACCCGCAATTTCGTGCGTGCTCAAGAACTGAAGTCGGCCCTTGCTGCGGCCCGAACCGTAGAGCAGATTGCAGCGATCATCTGGTGA